A section of the Centropristis striata isolate RG_2023a ecotype Rhode Island chromosome 7, C.striata_1.0, whole genome shotgun sequence genome encodes:
- the rad9b gene encoding cell cycle checkpoint control protein RAD9B isoform X1: MNCILEGNSVKAFGKALHALARIGDELWLDPMVRGLALRSVNSTHSAYACFLFSPLFFQRYSLGLVSEQDSATIKCKLVMKSILPLFRCLTSIERNVERCQISIGAPNDRVMIQFFCRHGITKTHNLHFQESEALQAVFASHLCPNVVKAPARLLSDMVMHFPVSQEEITLSTTSLRVSLSNYYEGGNDHMKIMYTEMSLHPDEFDYFQIGVESDITFCLKEFRGLLSFAESHSLPVSVHFGAAGKPVCFSVEDMVLEATVVLATLADSESRGPSQPTEAAASPSCAVPAVLPEGPCDADISKAEDIPDDMEMIVSSQGSPIIYPPALMLPHIDHLDGLAVADEACASDTTSPSSSTICSLLFRALSPEQDSDGCAAGLPVLACCSDGEETVEEDYTRSPTL, encoded by the exons ATGAACTGTATTCTTGAAGGAAATAGCGTAAAAG cATTTGGAAAGGCTCTTCATGCACTGGCACGGATTGGAGATGAGCTGTGGTTGGATCCCATGGTTAGAGGG CTGGCACTGAGATCAGTGAATTCTACTCATTCTGCGTACGCCTGCTTCCTCTTCTCGCCGCTGTTCTTCCAGCGCTACAGCCTGGGATTAGTATCAGAGCAGGACAGTGCAACAATCAAATGCAAACTGGTCATGAAG tctaTTCTACCTCTTTTCCGGTGTTTAACTTCAATTGAGCGTAATGTGGAACGATGCCAGATATCAATCGGCGCTCCCAATGACCGAGTGATGATCCAGTTTTTCTGCAGACATG GCATCACAAAGACCCACAACCTACATTTCCAGGAAAGTGAGGCTCTGCAGGCAGTGTTTGCCTCACACCTCTGTCCCAATGTGGTGAAAGCTCCTGCCAG GCTTCTCAGTGATATGGTGATGCATTTCCCAGTGTCCCAGGAAGAAATCACTCTGTCCACGACTTCTCTGAGAGTCAGTCTGAGTAATTACTATGAGGGGGGAAATG ATCACATGAAGATTATGTACACTGAGATGTCCTTACACCCAGACGAGTTTGACTACTTTCAGATCGGAGTGGAGTCGGACATAACCTTCTGTCTGAAAGAGTTCAGG gGTTTACTGTCCTTTGCAGAGTCACATAGCCTTCCTGTGTCTGTCCACTTTGGTGCTGCAGGAAA GCCTGTGTGCTTCTCTGTGGAGGACATGGTCTTGGAGGCTACTGTGGTGCTGGCTACTCTGGCTGACTCTGAGAGCAGGGGCCCCTCTCAGCCTACAGAGGCCGCTGCTTCCCCCAG CTGTGCAGTGCCTGCTGTTCTACCTGAGGGTCCATGTGATGCAGACATCAGCAAGGCTGAGGATATCCCTGATGATATGGAGATGATAGTATCTAGCCAGGGCAGCCCTATAATCTACCCACCTGCTCTGATGCTGCCTCACATTGATCACCTTGATGGGCTCGCTGTAGCTGATGAGGCCTGTGCCAGCGACACAACGTCTCCTTCTTCCTCCACG ATCTGCTCACTCCTGTTCAGGGCCTTGTCCCCTGAGCAGGACAGTGATGGTTGTGCTGCCGGACTGCCTGTTCTGGCATGTTGCAGTGACGGAGAGGAGACTGTGGAGGAAGACTATACAAGAAGCCCGACCCTCTGA
- the rad9b gene encoding cell cycle checkpoint control protein RAD9B isoform X2, with amino-acid sequence MNCILEGNSVKAFGKALHALARIGDELWLDPMVRGLALRSVNSTHSAYACFLFSPLFFQRYSLGLVSEQDSATIKCKLVMKRNVERCQISIGAPNDRVMIQFFCRHGITKTHNLHFQESEALQAVFASHLCPNVVKAPARLLSDMVMHFPVSQEEITLSTTSLRVSLSNYYEGGNDHMKIMYTEMSLHPDEFDYFQIGVESDITFCLKEFRGLLSFAESHSLPVSVHFGAAGKPVCFSVEDMVLEATVVLATLADSESRGPSQPTEAAASPSCAVPAVLPEGPCDADISKAEDIPDDMEMIVSSQGSPIIYPPALMLPHIDHLDGLAVADEACASDTTSPSSSTICSLLFRALSPEQDSDGCAAGLPVLACCSDGEETVEEDYTRSPTL; translated from the exons ATGAACTGTATTCTTGAAGGAAATAGCGTAAAAG cATTTGGAAAGGCTCTTCATGCACTGGCACGGATTGGAGATGAGCTGTGGTTGGATCCCATGGTTAGAGGG CTGGCACTGAGATCAGTGAATTCTACTCATTCTGCGTACGCCTGCTTCCTCTTCTCGCCGCTGTTCTTCCAGCGCTACAGCCTGGGATTAGTATCAGAGCAGGACAGTGCAACAATCAAATGCAAACTGGTCATGAAG CGTAATGTGGAACGATGCCAGATATCAATCGGCGCTCCCAATGACCGAGTGATGATCCAGTTTTTCTGCAGACATG GCATCACAAAGACCCACAACCTACATTTCCAGGAAAGTGAGGCTCTGCAGGCAGTGTTTGCCTCACACCTCTGTCCCAATGTGGTGAAAGCTCCTGCCAG GCTTCTCAGTGATATGGTGATGCATTTCCCAGTGTCCCAGGAAGAAATCACTCTGTCCACGACTTCTCTGAGAGTCAGTCTGAGTAATTACTATGAGGGGGGAAATG ATCACATGAAGATTATGTACACTGAGATGTCCTTACACCCAGACGAGTTTGACTACTTTCAGATCGGAGTGGAGTCGGACATAACCTTCTGTCTGAAAGAGTTCAGG gGTTTACTGTCCTTTGCAGAGTCACATAGCCTTCCTGTGTCTGTCCACTTTGGTGCTGCAGGAAA GCCTGTGTGCTTCTCTGTGGAGGACATGGTCTTGGAGGCTACTGTGGTGCTGGCTACTCTGGCTGACTCTGAGAGCAGGGGCCCCTCTCAGCCTACAGAGGCCGCTGCTTCCCCCAG CTGTGCAGTGCCTGCTGTTCTACCTGAGGGTCCATGTGATGCAGACATCAGCAAGGCTGAGGATATCCCTGATGATATGGAGATGATAGTATCTAGCCAGGGCAGCCCTATAATCTACCCACCTGCTCTGATGCTGCCTCACATTGATCACCTTGATGGGCTCGCTGTAGCTGATGAGGCCTGTGCCAGCGACACAACGTCTCCTTCTTCCTCCACG ATCTGCTCACTCCTGTTCAGGGCCTTGTCCCCTGAGCAGGACAGTGATGGTTGTGCTGCCGGACTGCCTGTTCTGGCATGTTGCAGTGACGGAGAGGAGACTGTGGAGGAAGACTATACAAGAAGCCCGACCCTCTGA